The region CGCTCAAACGAACTGCGCCCCTGCCCCGGTTGTTTAGACGCGGGAACCAGGGGCGCAGATCACGGCAAAACTGGGTGACTTACTTCTCGACGATCGCGAGGACGTCGCGAGCCGAGAGAACGAGGTAGTCCTCGTTGTTGTACTTCACCTCGGTGCCGCCGTACTTGCTGTAGAGCACGACATCGCCGACGTTCACGTCGAGCTCGATGCGCTTGCCGTCCTCGACACGGCCCGGGCCCACGGCCAGGACGACGCCCTCCTGGGGCTTCTCCTTGGCGGTGTCCGGAATGACCAGGCCCGAGGCCGTGGTCTGCTCGGCGTCGAGCGGCTGGACCACGATGCGGTCCTCAAGCGGCTTGATGGCAACCTTGGAGCTGGTGGTCGTCACGATCCGACCTCCCCCTTCGGAGATCTCACGGGGTTAACTGTCTGAGGTGGCGACCAGGTGGATCCGTCGTCGCGGGTGCCGGACCTGCCCGTCGCTGTGTGTCTGGCACTCACCACTGGAGAGTGCCAACGCTGAGACTATGACGCGGTTAGCACTCGGTCAAGCGGAGTGCCAGCGCGGCGGGGTGCGCTTCCCTCCACGCGGGCCGGCAGGCACCGCGAAGGCGTGCCCTCGGACGGCCCGCACCCCTGTGACCAGCACCCTCGGCGACGGGACCGGGCCGGGACAGCAGCCGATTGAGGGGCAAGTTCCCATCAAATCGGACACACCTTCCCGTTCCCTCGCAACCACGCCACGGGCTGCCTCGTCTACTTCCCCGACTGCCTGGCCGACGAACCGGGCACGACCCGGCCGGCCGGCGGCCTCGACGATCAGTGGGGGAGGAAACCCGTGCGTGGACAGACCAGCGTTCCCCGGGCGGCCCGGCGGCCGGAGAGCGACGCCGAGCGCACGATGACGTTCGCCGCGCTGGCCCGGGCACCGGACCGGCGGCGGACCGAGGCATGGCTGCTCGCCCTCGCCGTGCTGATAGCGGACTTCGGCTACGCCTGCACCGGCCTGTCGATGACCGGCCGGCTGCCCGGTGGGCTGGCCGGGTTCGCCATCAGCATGTTCTTCGTGGCGCTGGTGCCGCATCTGGTCCTGCGCCGCTTCGCGCCGCGCGCCGATCCGCTGATCCTGCCGCTGGCGACGCTGCTGACCGGG is a window of Streptomyces caniferus DNA encoding:
- the groES gene encoding co-chaperone GroES, yielding MTTTSSKVAIKPLEDRIVVQPLDAEQTTASGLVIPDTAKEKPQEGVVLAVGPGRVEDGKRIELDVNVGDVVLYSKYGGTEVKYNNEDYLVLSARDVLAIVEK